One Mesotoga sp. UBA6090 genomic window carries:
- the cmr4 gene encoding type III-B CRISPR module RAMP protein Cmr4, with product MSNELYSERKFIFMTLDPIHIGTGGTNLGIVDNTIMREAGSNIPIIPGTSLSGAAKMYAAMFMGDLDAAGSKKPKSTENPVSYTFGYINGSGSKQTSKAGVVSFSDARIVLFPVCSSEGTIWVTTRAMLNEIGFDVKGLGPDEEKAYHLGGTDENSKIKIGWLFIDVENIAIEKPKLDGLAEKDEWKVVEQKIYIVSDKLFTQIVNDNLETRTSVAINPETGAAEDAALFTYEAIPRATWFISKVIQDDFRSTGFKTAMESYKGNERTRDWNSPMDVVRTGFKVIEFMGIGGMTTRGFGRMTIISGGEN from the coding sequence ATGAGCAACGAACTCTATAGCGAGAGGAAATTCATTTTCATGACCCTTGACCCGATCCACATAGGTACGGGGGGAACTAATCTGGGGATAGTAGACAATACGATAATGAGAGAAGCCGGCTCAAACATACCGATAATTCCAGGGACAAGCCTTTCAGGCGCGGCGAAGATGTACGCTGCGATGTTTATGGGAGATCTGGATGCAGCTGGTAGCAAAAAGCCCAAGAGTACTGAGAATCCAGTATCATATACTTTTGGGTATATAAACGGCTCTGGTTCTAAGCAAACCAGCAAGGCCGGCGTTGTTAGCTTTTCCGATGCAAGGATAGTTCTTTTCCCGGTCTGTTCATCCGAAGGAACGATATGGGTTACTACAAGAGCTATGCTGAACGAAATTGGCTTCGATGTGAAAGGCCTCGGTCCGGATGAAGAAAAAGCTTATCACCTGGGCGGAACAGATGAAAACAGCAAGATCAAAATCGGCTGGCTATTCATTGATGTAGAAAATATAGCAATTGAAAAACCCAAACTTGATGGCTTAGCAGAAAAAGACGAATGGAAGGTTGTCGAACAGAAGATCTACATAGTATCAGATAAGCTGTTTACGCAAATAGTCAATGACAACCTTGAAACAAGGACTTCCGTAGCGATTAATCCTGAAACCGGCGCTGCCGAAGATGCCGCGCTATTCACATATGAAGCAATTCCAAGAGCCACATGGTTCATATCTAAAGTCATTCAAGATGACTTCAGATCGACCGGATTTAAAACCGCAATGGAGAGTTACAAAGGCAATGAAAGAACAAGAGACTGGAACTCCCCAATGGATGTTGTAAGAACTGGGTTCAAAGTCATCGAATTCATGGGCATCGGCGGAATGACCACGAGGGGCTTCGGAAGAATGACGATTATCTCTGGTGGTGAAAACTAA
- a CDS encoding RAMP superfamily CRISPR-associated protein produces the protein MSWELHRVSLKLLSPMHIGWRKIGNLQQTRYYVPGRTLWGALTARLARDYGGFDYSTTGIDVDKFLRFSYFYPSDNEEKIDLLPWERKDEFEWKYIGSTVNTALDLGAKMADEGSLHETEYIAPKTRDGKQVYLIGNIFEHKDCALNWEDALSKLQIGGERTYGWGRVETDGSKGCVQVAQIDLDGYDIELNEEFPVIKLSRSHLAISHVLADNQIDSSASSGNIEPLIGLETTREERFGAEISAAQICWTPGTRFSKDHTFLIGEKGIWKSKS, from the coding sequence ATGAGCTGGGAATTACATAGGGTTTCCCTCAAACTGCTTTCTCCGATGCACATAGGCTGGAGAAAAATTGGAAACCTTCAGCAAACAAGATACTATGTTCCTGGTAGAACCCTTTGGGGAGCCTTGACTGCTAGGCTTGCCAGAGACTACGGAGGCTTTGATTACAGCACAACTGGAATAGACGTCGATAAATTTCTCAGATTCAGCTACTTCTACCCCTCTGATAATGAAGAGAAAATCGATCTTCTCCCATGGGAAAGAAAAGATGAGTTCGAATGGAAATACATAGGAAGTACGGTAAACACTGCGCTAGATCTGGGTGCAAAAATGGCTGACGAGGGCAGTCTGCATGAAACAGAGTATATAGCTCCAAAAACAAGAGACGGGAAACAAGTCTATCTCATTGGAAATATCTTTGAACACAAAGATTGCGCCTTGAATTGGGAAGATGCACTTTCGAAGCTACAAATAGGCGGTGAAAGAACTTATGGATGGGGTCGAGTGGAAACTGATGGATCAAAAGGCTGCGTTCAAGTTGCTCAAATTGATCTAGATGGATATGATATTGAACTAAACGAGGAATTTCCAGTAATAAAACTCTCAAGATCTCATTTGGCAATCTCCCACGTGCTCGCCGACAATCAAATAGATAGCTCTGCGTCAAGTGGCAACATAGAACCTCTTATTGGACTTGAAACAACTAGAGAAGAGAGATTCGGAGCAGAAATCTCAGCAGCTCAAATATGCTGGACACCTGGTACTAGATTCAGTAAAGATCATACTTTTTTGATAGGCGAAAAAGGAATCTGGAAATCCAAATCCTGA